acatttaattatttatttcataacaaaatcacAGAAACAATTGTTTTGCaagtaaaagtttaaataaatataaacggTATTAAATCACTTTCTGTTTCATACAATTTtctgaacaaaaatattaatcataatCAGATTCTTGACGTTTTTTGTACCTAAAAATACAACAACTGAAACAGACACCAATAAGATAttaaaaattttcttaaaatttctttccatttttgttttttaaaagctATAACAAACATGATTATCTTATAACATGAAATACCACAACAAAGCCAAAGTCTTAATTTCGTAGCAACCACTAAAATAACAAgttacaacattaaaataataaagctgacatttacaatattaaaataatattaattaaaactacaaaaatgtcattagatttgtatatgtatatcaATAACAAAGCATCCAATTATTAGTCCCAAAACCACATGATTGTATTTGAATCTCAGGCCATGTATCCACCATCAGTGGTCCTGTTACGTCTCTGCTGAATGGAATCTAGAGCTTTCCCAATGTCTCCCTCCTTCTCGTTCAGGAGAGAGGTCAACCAGCCTCCTTCGTTATGAAATCCCATGCCCATCATGGTATCCAAAGCCTCTCTTATCTTAGGatctgtaattaaaaaaacattgatttaaaacatgggagacaactcttgaTGCTTTATCCATTATTCAAGGGAGATTATCAAActttcttaaaaatgtttttttttattcattgttaaaCTATTAAACTATATCTCGTCTAATATACATATGCATTTAGGATTGATTCCATAATAAGTCTCATTTAGTACatgtttgtctgaaaaaaatataacttattttttttcagaaaatatataaaaagaaacatgtttctcaaaaaagaaaaacactttttaatttGGTTAAGTATGGTACCATAGCTTGTTAAATCTGAGAATTAAACCTACCTAAAGAAGGGTAGAGACTGGTTGTACTTGGAACAGAAGGTTCAGGCACTTCTGAAGGTCCTGGTTTGGGTCCACTTGATTCAGTGGCTTCTGTCAAAATAGTCCAATCTTCTGCCTCATTTGGCTTCTTTGTTGAGTCCTGAAGAAGAGAtaagtttgaaataagtttttgtacttttatcagaaacaaaaattttagaaaatgtctttatacatttatttcacttttgaatTAAGTATTATCCTTTTAATTTATAATCTTTGGAATTTGCTTGATagctgaatatttttttcaattcaattaaaTAAGTTCACAACttgaaataaatctatttttaacaatatccTGTTTAATATTGTTCACCCTTATGAGTTCTATGTATTATTGCAGCATTACCTTAAGAGATGCCTCTTTGTTTCCCTCAGTGTTCATTGGAACCTCCTTGGCAGGCTCAGACTCTTTCATTGGAACATCATCtttctttgtttcactttttttatcttttgactGTTGAGGTGCTGGTCCACCAAATCCAAATGGACACCCTGGAAACTGTCCAGGAAATTGTCCAGGAAACTGTCCTTGACGTCCTGGGCAGCTTTGTGGTCTTGACCAACCACCACCTCGTCCACAGCGCCCTCTACCAGCCCCACGTCCACATCTTTTTCTCTGCCCATGGTGTTCAACATCAATTTCAACATCTATTCCTGCAATCGgagataatatttaaaatgaatgtttactttttttatcacattcataataaaactttaaactgatacattttaaattaaaggaTTTTAAGAATTAAGGACTATTTTCCTGAATTTTAATAAATCTATAAAAGCAACtctttcaatttctttaataacCATTGCcaattatttactttttccTACAAAACAAAGTTCAAAAGTCTATTCCATATATTGacctatttaaaatttttaataccTTGATGAAGTAATAATAAACGTTTAATAAATAGCATTTTTTCAAATGCATATTAACACTTTGATAGCTTCcatgaaaaataatatcttaCCGAAAGGATCAAGCATTGCCTGGACACTTTCTCCAACATTACGAAGATAATCATCAGCTTGTCCATCTTCTTCATTTGCCTCTCCTTGTTTAGGATCTTCTTCCATTGGAGACTCATTCTGGTCACCACATCCTTGTTGGTTCTTCTGCCAGCGTTTCATAAATCTCTGCATCCAACGACGAAAGTGTGGTGGAGGAACAAActgtaataaattaaataattaattataataaagTGAGGATCTTAAACCATACACAATACAGGAGGGTGTGAATGACCTTTTCTGACAGACATCAAATGATCATTTTCTCCACAGTTTGTGTCAAATTGTTTGAactttaatcataatttttcacAGGTATCAAagtggtacatgtacatgtacccactttcattacatgtatcttatatttataaatttgttcaCTTCATATTTGGAATTGAAGGCTTTGCAATTAGAATGCAGAGACATaccataacaaaatataaaatcatttaaaatggtaattatataaaaagataagTGATATTAGCTTTTTCGAATAAATCCAAGGCCTATTGACTTACTCCTCCATGATTTCCTGTTGTACCAAATGGTGGAGGGGGTCCACAAGGAGGGCCTCCAAAAGGTCCACAAGGTCCTCCTCCAAATGATGGACCTCCAAAAGCTCCAAAGAGTCCTTGACCTGGTGTTGTTATTTTCATCATATCATGTTCCTGATGTAGGCCCTTTTTCTCACATGTTTCACACAGATCATAGTCTGGACAGATGGCACACTTAAATCTGTTACCCACCACTGGTCCCTCGCACCCATCACACACTATTCTAGGATGGATCACTTTCTCCTTCTGTTCATCATCACAACTCTCTTTCTCTTTCTTTGTTTCTGAGGAAAAATACAGGtacattaaataatttttcatatttctctATAATATATTACAATGGTTGATTTTTGTTCtggttttaaacatttcaatcccttcaacatgttcaagaacTGTATTTGTTTAAGTTACTATCTATAATAAGTTACTAAGTGTGTAATGTTTAATTAAACTGTTTGTTCCAccatttgattgattggttgattgttgGTTGATTAAGGTCCAGTGGtaaatatatcatgcatattcTGAACAATCCACAATTATAACTCACCTTCAAACTtaacaaatcaataaataaatgtatatgtatcCTCTTAAGTTTTTAGTACAATGTATGgagttattttaatatttctgatGAGACCCTTTAAGGTACAAGTATTCTTCTtatatgtattaatatataCTTTTCAGGAAAAATGGAAATTAATAGCTACTTtgtctttcttaaactattagTCAAACATCTGTtgcacaattttattatttcatatcaaaatcaattggaaaaaaatatttatttatatttcaatcagtttcaGAGACAAAAgttacatgatatgaacatgtaCTGTCTTTTAAAGtgcatttagcatgtttagctCTCAAATAATAATTACCTTTGATTTTTATCCTAAACACTCCATCGTCTACGAAACCCAGAGCCTCTGTTAGTTCATCATCTGTAGAAAAGGCAATCTGGTCACCTTCCggatctaaaataaataaaataaataattcttgATTAAGACTTCTACAGAAACTTTAAATGTCTCCACAAGACAAATATGCAATGGATTTTccacttttttcaaataagttgGGTGTCCTAAAACTATATCAGGGACATAATATATGGTCAGTATACTATTCTCAGATATAAGTAATTGTTTCCTTGTAGCTTTCAGTTTCAATAGTTTTTTCCTTGTAACATAAGGAAATCTTCATATTTATGTACAAGATCATTCATTATCTATTGTGGAaattttcatgtacatgtatttgtttcttgtttccatcaatcttattttaaaaacataataaagatTAATTGAAAAGGgtcaaacacatttaaaaatatcttgcaATTAATATTAAGGCAATGACCGGAAATAGAAttataatattgttataatatttatttcaacatcTGATCACATTAATTTCAACAAACTAATTATGcagcattttcaaaattttgcaaTAAGCCTGGTTTGAAAGCAGGTCAACTATTATTAGACAAATTATACAGGATGTAATTTTTGTACAGGTATacaacattatataaacatcaaGGGCATTTAACAGaacataataaattacataattaattttaaactttaccAAAAGAAAAATGGAAATTCAAAATACCTAGACTTTAATAACGAATAAACCTTATTACAGTCAGcaattcaatttataaaagctTCCTTTCATTGCATAAATTGACATACTGCATCGTAAATATCTGAATATGGAATATATCAAATCCGTGAAACCACCAGCTAGTgttatatataatgtatgtgtgacaagattgtttttatgttCTATCCTATAAACTACATGTAGCAATCAGTTTTATAACAGCTACATACAACTGTATACAGTTGATTTTTTGGTTGCCTTTTATCTTGTGTACAAATGTACAGGTATATCGCTTTTGTAAATagtgtaaataattttaaaataatcaaaatcaaCTTACCAGTCCAATATAGATTAAAATTTCCTTGCTTTAGGGTAGGATAAATATCCGCCACTTTCTTCTGAAGATAGCTGAAGCTGCTTGAAACATCAGCAGGCACAGCAAATCTACGTATTTCTCTCTTTTCCTCTCCTTTCTTTACCAAATAGGCTTTTACTGTCAATGACATCTTCGCGGGAAATTGTTATTGTTGACGTTGTGTTCACTTTGCTACCAAATAGAGTTATGTCTAAATTCGTCAACTCTTCTCTTTTTATAAGCCCAAGTTGTCAGGTATGAATGACGATGAATCGACGAAAGA
This Mytilus trossulus isolate FHL-02 chromosome 14, PNRI_Mtr1.1.1.hap1, whole genome shotgun sequence DNA region includes the following protein-coding sequences:
- the LOC134697218 gene encoding sequestosome-1-like encodes the protein MSLTVKAYLVKKGEEKREIRRFAVPADVSSSFSYLQKKVADIYPTLKQGNFNLYWTDPEGDQIAFSTDDELTEALGFVDDGVFRIKIKETKKEKESCDDEQKEKVIHPRIVCDGCEGPVVGNRFKCAICPDYDLCETCEKKGLHQEHDMMKITTPGQGLFGAFGGPSFGGGPCGPFGGPPCGPPPPFGTTGNHGGFVPPPHFRRWMQRFMKRWQKNQQGCGDQNESPMEEDPKQGEANEEDGQADDYLRNVGESVQAMLDPFGIDVEIDVEHHGQRKRCGRGAGRGRCGRGGGWSRPQSCPGRQGQFPGQFPGQFPGCPFGFGGPAPQQSKDKKSETKKDDVPMKESEPAKEVPMNTEGNKEASLKDSTKKPNEAEDWTILTEATESSGPKPGPSEVPEPSVPSTTSLYPSLDPKIREALDTMMGMGFHNEGGWLTSLLNEKEGDIGKALDSIQQRRNRTTDGGYMA